One Hydrogenobaculum sp. 3684 genomic window, TTGTTATAACAGTACTAATAGCACCGGGTCCTGCCAAGAGGGGTATTGCTATGGGTACTATGGCTATATTTTCTTTTTGTTCAGCCTCTTCAAGTTCTTGATGGGAAGCTCTTTCTCTATGGGGCTGGCCAAATATCATATTTACAGATACAAACGATAGTATGATACCACCGCCTATTTGAAAAGCCCCAAGACCTATACCAAATATTTCAAACAAAAGATCGCCAAACAACACAAAAAATATCAAAGTAAGACCAGCGTATATGGAAGATGTTTTAACCACATAAGACAAGTCCTCTTTTGCATAGCCTTTTGTGAGGCTTACAAGCACCGGCAAAGCACCAAAGGGATTTAGGATAGCAAAAATAGATATGCTAAATTTTATTATAAAATAAATTATGTCAATTGCCTGCTTTCTGTCCATTTGAGTTTATTGTAAGCTATTATATGTAAAAATACAAGTATAAGATAGGTAAATGCCATTCTTGTATAAGTGGAAGAAAAATTTACATGTAAATGGTGTATTGGTAAATATTTTATTAAAAGCAAAGTATAGACAACATCCAACAAGAGTACTGCTAAAAACAGCTTTTTGTTCACTTTCCTCAAAAATATCGCTATCGCAAAAATGGGAAATATGTATATGTAAGGATGGTATTTTACTACAAAATCAAAAAAAACATCGGCTTTTCTAACACTTACCAAGATACTAAGTACAAGCCCCACCATACTGTATAGTATACCCATTGGGTAAAACTTGTTGGTTTTTCCTTTTAGGCTTTTAATATGAATAAAAATAAGTAAAACAGGTATCACATACAAAAGCAAAAACAGATATCCCGTATCGTAAGATGACACCTTGATGTAATTTATAACATCATGTCTTATACTCTTTGTAAAAGCCTCAAACAAGGCAAGTATTGAAAACAACATGGATATAGCCGGAATGATATATACTTTAGGTTTCATTGTTTTGTCCTTTTTTAGAAAGTAAATAATAAAACGTTGGTACATAAACCAAGCTTAAAAATGTACCTAAAAGAAGTCCACCTATAGCCACTGCCGCCAAAGGAGCAAGTCTTTCAAGTCCTATAGCCCATTCTAAGGCTATTGGTATCATACCCACTGCTGTACCAAAGGCTGTCATCAAAACAGGTCTTGTTCTTAGTCTTATACTTTCTGATATGGCTTGTTTTAAATCCATGCCCTCTTTTTGACGCTCTTGGATAAAATCTATAAGAAGTATTGAGTTTTTAACTATTATGCTTCCTAAAAGCACAAAACCCATAATAGCTGGCAATGAGCCGTGTTTATCCATTATAAGCAAAGCCCAAGCCCCACCTATTGCACCAAGGGGTATCGCAAGTATGATAGCAAGAGGGGACCTCCAAGAACCAAACACAGGCACAAGCACCAGATAAAGAAGCACTATGCCTATACCTATGGCTTTTGCCATCCTACCCATAGAATCGCTCATCATGGATATATCTCCAGTTTGTTCCATTTTTACATCTGGTGGGAGTTTTATGTGTAGTTTCTTAAATTCTCTGTCAAAACTATCCATTATATGAGTGATTGGATATGTAGATCTATAACCATAAAGATCAATGGTATACTCCATAGCTTGTCTTGTGATAACGGTGGGTTGATGACTTACTACAAAATGCCCAAAAGCTTCCAATGGTATAAATCCATCCGGTGTTTTGATAGGGTAAGTTTTAAACTTAAAAAGCTTGTCCCTATCTTGAGGATAGGATATAACCCTTATGAGATATCCAGTTTGATTTGGTATTGTGAAAACAGATGAAACCAAACCGCTAAGCCCCTGAGCTACCTGCGATGCTACGGCAAAAGGAGTAGTGTGATAAAATGCACATTTTTGCTTATCTATCTTAAAATCATATTCCAAAGCGTTCATATCCCAAGATCTCGAGTAGGATTTTAGACCTTTGGTATGGGCAAGTACTTTCATAATCTCATTACCCGCTTCGTTTAGAGCGCTCAAAGATGGGCTAAAAAGTGTTACATCGAGGTTAGCGGTTATAGAAGAAACTGCTGTAGCACCATAATCATAAACATCCGCATACTCAACATCCGGAAGCGTATGTATAAAATTTCTTATCTCATCTTCAAGTTGCCACAAAGTTTTTGTCCTTTTGAAGCGATTTATAAAATGAATAGTCATTGAAGCTTGGTAAGGCGTACCACCACCCACTGTAAAAACACCTGGCTCTGTACCTATGGCTATGGATGTGGTTTTTGTAACGTATCTGCCGTCTGATTTTAAGCTATATATGTATTTTTCTATCTTGGCGGTTTCTTCATCTACTTTGTATATAGATGTGTTTGGATAAAATGTTACTTTTGCTATAGCAATACCAGTATCCATAGGCGGCATAAGATCTCTTCCTTCTAAAGGCAAGATATCCCTCAGGCTTATGACAAAAAGAAGCACCCCCAAAATCATGAAAACCCTCATAGCTATTTTGTTGTTTATCATAAGAGCGTTCCAGCTTATATAAAAGCTCTTAAGAGGGTTCAGTATCTTTTCTACAACGTTGTTTATAAATGTCTCAAAGGGTAGTTTTTTACCTTCAGATTTTAAAAACCTAACACTAACAATAGGTATAAACGTTATAGAAACAATATAAGAAACAAGCACTGCTATTATAAGCGTTCCAGCTAAAGGTCTAAATATACGTTCAGGATAGCTTCCTACAAACAAAAGTGGCAAAAGCACTATAGATGTAGCCAAAGTCCCGGCAAACACCACAAGCATAACCTCTTTGGTACCATCGATCGCCGCTTGTATTGGGCTTTTATTAAGCTCTACATAATGCCTTTCTATATTTTCAAGTATAACTATAGCATCATCTACAAGCATGCCAAGTGCAAGGATTATAGCTGTAAGGGTAACTAAGTCAAACTCCATACCCAGTATCCACATAATACCTATGGTACCAGCGTAAACAAAAGGTATTGACATAGCAGAGATCAAGGTCATCCTAAGATCTGCTAAGAATATAAATATCACCAAAGATGTAAATATAATTGCATCTCTTAGAGCTTCAAACATGTTGTCGTTTGATAACTCTATTAGTCTTTTTTGAGAATCAGCTACTTGTATGTTTAGTTCTGGGAACTCGTTTCTTAATTTTGGCAAAAGCTTATAAACCGCATCTATAGTGGTAAGAGCAGCTCCTCCGTAAGGCCTTTGTATAGCTAAGGCTATAGCCTGATGCCCATTTGCTCTATACATGGATCTTGGGTCTTGGATAGCGTATTTGACGGTGGCGATATCTTTTAGGGCTATATTGGGTGTTATGTATATGTTTTTAATTTGATTTAAGCTCTTGGCTTCAGTTTTTAGCTTAAATACATATTGGGAGTTTTTGTTTAATATAATACCCATAGGTACATCTTTGTTGGCAAACTTAACAGCATCTATAACATCTGAAACGCTTAGATGATAAGAGGCGAGCTTTATAGGGTCTATTTCTACATCTATCTCTTTTTGATAACCCCCAAACACATCTACGTTTGACACGACACCTGTTCTAAGAAGAGAGGGTTTTAGATAGTTATCCGCTATATACCTTACGTCTGCAAGAGATAAGTTTGTACCCTTTTTAGGCCATACGCCTAATACTACCACCGGTGGGGTGTAAGAGGTGATGGGATATATGGCTGGTTCTTGGATATCTGAAGGAAGTAAGCTTCTTATCTTTGTGATAGAGTTTGCCACGTCTGTTTCTGCTTGGCCTATGCTTTTACCGTAATGAAACTCTGCAGTGACCACAGAAAGCCCATCCTGAGAAGCAGAAAACACCCTTCTTACTCCATCTATAGTATAAAGCTCTCTTTCTATCACAGAACTAACGTGATCGGCTACATATTTAGCAGAAGCACCGGGTTCTATGGTAACCACTGCCACTTGAGGCCTATTGGAAGGTGGAAACAAATCCCTTGGGAGTTCAAAATATCCAATGATCCCAAGAAAAATGGCAACTATAAGAATGGCAAAAACTGCGTGAGGCTTTTTTATATAGTAGTTTATCATTTTGAGCCCTCTGTTAGGACTTTTTGTCCTTCTTGGATGGATAGCATCTCAGATCTATTTGCTATACCAAGTCTTACATTTGGAGGTATATCTTTTGTACAAAAATACTCGTCGTTTCTTGCAATTGGTGTAAAAGCTGCCCAGTGGACCTTGTTGTTTATTATCTCAAGAGCATAATAGCCTTTTGATGTATGATTCACTGCATTTTTTGGTATAAGAGTAGCGCTACACTGGCCTTTTGTAAGCTCTGTCTTCACATACATATCTGGGATTGCACCTATGGTGTTTTGATCTAAATATAGTTTTATGCTTACCATATTGTTTTGGGCTTTTGGTATGATAGTTTCTACTGTGGCATTTTGAGTTTTTCCATTTAGTTTTATGGTTTCTACATCACCTACTTTTACATAATTTACAAAGTCTTGTGGCACATCCACATAAACCTCATATTTACCATCGGTGCCTTCCAAATCAAGGATTGGTTTTCCGGGTATAGCCAAATTCCCCTCTTTTAAATAGCGCTTTGATACCACACCATCAAAAGGAGCTACAATGGTTGTATACTTTAGATCATCTTCTAAAGCCTTTATTTGATTGCCAATGCCCATCATTGTCTGTGAGAGCCCTTCTATTTGATTTATAGTAGCCTCATATTGGGACTTTGCCTCTTGATATAGATCTTGGGATTTTTCAAAAGCCTCTTCTGATATGGCATCGTGATGATAAAGCACCGTGTCTCTTTCATATATCTTTTTTTGGTTTATATATTTGGTTTTTAAAGCTTCTAAATTCCTTTTTAAAGCCTCTTGTTGAAAAGCTATGGATGCTTGGTTATTTCTTAAAGCGTTTATATTAGAAACTATATTTGAGTCGTCTAATTTTACCAACAAATCTCCTTTTTTAACCTTTGTGCCTTCTTTAGCCACATAGAGGATATAAGCACTCACTCTCGATGCTATACTTGCCTCGTTTTTGGGTTCAAATTTACCCAAAAATGTTTCTTTATCAGCTATTGTTCCCTCTTGTGTCGTTGCCGTTTTTAATACGATGGGATATGCCTTTGCCGCTTCTTCATCTTCTATATACTCTTTCCTTTCTATAAAAGCGTAAATAGCTAAAACTATCACAAGAATAGCTATAACAATACCAACTGCTTTAGCTTTCATAACTTCTCTCCTAACACGTAATCCATATATTTTTGCATGAGATAAAGGGTATATTGATTTTTATACATATCTGCAAGTGTGTTGTAGCAGTTTGCTATCGCCAAAAGAGTATCATACATATCCCCAGCACCAGTTTTATACTTTAGTTCTTCTATCTTCATCACCTCTTCTGCGTAAGCAAGCGCTTTTTGAGAAGCTCTTAGGTTTTCTTTTGCGGAATTTAATTTTGAATAAGCATCTACCACCTCTTTTCTTATATCAAGGGCGGTTTGATCGTAGTCTTTTTTTGTATTTAGGTATTCTTTGTGAGTTGATAGTATATCAAAATACCTTTTCCCAAAATCAAATATTGGCACAGATGCCATAAGGTTATAACTCCATTGAGGCTCTTCGGCACCACCACCTATGATTTTTGAATATGTGTAGTTAAAATAAATATTTGGTAGATACGAGCTCTTAGCTAAGAAAAGCTTTCTTTTGGCAATATATTCGTTTTCTTTTGCCACTTTTAACTCATATCTGTTTTTTAGGGCTATATTTATAAGTTGTTCTAAATTTCCAAAATGTTCTTCTTTGTACTTGATAGGTTCAAAATGCCAATCTATGGATTTTAAACCTGTTAGCGTGTTTAAAGATGCTTTTACAGAGTTTATATCGTCTCTTATGGATTTTATACTGGCTTTGGTTAGAGCTAACTCATATTGGACTTTCATCAAATCCACCGGTGCAAACTTTCCAAGCTTTACTCCCAAAGACACATCTTGATAAAGCTTTTCTAAGGCTTTTAGCCTTTGCTGCTGAGCCATGAGATCTTTTTTTAGGATAATGCCGTTTATATATATAGAATAAACGTTGAAAACGATTTGCCTTTTAGTAAGTTTATAGTTGTACTTTGCTATATTGCTTGCTAAATCAGATATTTTTATATTTTCTAAAAGCTTAAAACCAGTAAACAAAGGGATTGTATAAGATAAAGACAGCGTAGTCAAATTGTAAGCGCTTGGTGGTATTGAGCTTGGTGAAAGCGGAAGCTTTGGTACAAAGGGTATGAGAAGCCTTGGAGTGTTAAATTTTGATGTATCGGCGTTTATATCTACCTCACCAAGTTTTGACACTATGGCTTTTTTGTGCTCTTGTTCTTTTATATAGACGTTGTTTTTGGCTTTTTGGATAAAGGTATTGTGCTTTAAACTAAGATCTATAGCCTCTTTTAGGCTCAAAGAAAACCCGTTTACACTTAAGATAAGACCAGATATAAAAATTTTAAGTTTCAAGTTCATACAAAAAATCTTTTACCTTTTGTTTTATGATGTCTCTAACGCTTCTAAAAACGTTTATATCGTTTGTTTTGGCTGGGTCTTCTAAACCCCAGTGAAGATGTTTAACTCCTGGTATGTTTGGGCAAGCCTCTTCACCGCATAGTGTGATATATATATCAAGGTCTTTTAGAGGTATATCTTCCAAGGCTTTTGGATATTGAGAACTTATATCTATCCCATCTTCTTTCATTACCTCTATGGCCAAAGGATGTATTTGATCTTTTGGGTTCATCCCAGCGGAGTATATGTTGTGTTTGGATTTTAAATCCTTTAAAAAATGCTTTGCATAGCCCTCTGCCATTTGGCTTCTACAAGAGTTTCCCACACATATAAAAGCTATGTTCATGATCTTGGCCCCTCCTCTATGCTACAAGATAAATCCTCTACAAGTATGCCATGCAACATATCAACATTTATAGATTCTATTATAACATCTTTTAAAAGCTCCAAAACTTGGTTTTCTTTGTTTATTGAATAATAAACCCATTTGCCTTGTTTTCTGGCTTTTAGTAAAGAAGCATCTTTTAAAATCCTAAGATGAAAAGAGATATTTGGCTGAGATATGTTAAAATGCTTCATGAAACTACATACGCATATCTCTTCTTCTTTTAGTAACACACTTATTATCTCAAGCCTTATATCATCAGAAAGCGCATAAAATATGCGCCTTAGCTCTTCTTTTGTCATTTTACTATTACTTTGGATTTTTCCATAGAAGCTTTTATATCCTCTTCTGTCACATCGCCTTTTATCTCTATGCTAAGCTTGCCGTTTTCTTTCTTAAAATCCATAAAACTAACCTTGGCTTTCATTTCATTGCTCATACACTCACATCTTCCTGCTTTGCAGTTTTCCACTATTTGCTCTACTTTGCTTGGATCCACATCTTCTACTATATCTATTTTAACACCTTCTTGGGTTTGTTTTACTTCGCTTACGTCTTTTAGCTTTTTGCCTTCCATAAACATTACCTCCTTTTAGGTTAGTATTTATTATATAAAAAATTTTTTATATATACAATGAGTTTTCTCATAGTAGTTTTATGCTTTTAATGGTAAAATATAATCACCAGGAGATGGCGTTCTCCTTTAACCGCCTCCTTCAAAAGGGGGCTGATAACGCCTACAAGCTCTGAGATATTTTAGGAGGTTTTATGAACTATCCCGCAGCGCTTGTAGGCGACATTGAAGCTTTTACAATTAATATATGGAGGGGTATATAAAGATGGAAAAAGCTATTGAAAAATCTGTAGAATATGTGATGTCTAAGCTTTGTAGCGATGGCGGGTATTCGTTTTATAGACATATATATTTGGAAGAAACAAACATTTACGATACTTACTATGCCATAAGAACGCTTATAATGTTTGGTAAAAGTATATCTGATAAAACTATCAGGTATATCCTAAACTCATTTTTAGAGGCTGATACACTTGAAAAATATTATTATTCTATTAGATGTATTGAGCTTTTAAAAGAAGATCCTAGAACATATAGAAAAGGCGTTGAGCTACACTTTGAGATATCAACCAAACAATTAGAAGATATAAACTTAGAACTTTTAAGGATACTGATGTTTAAAAGGATATCAGCATATTACGATATAGGATACTCTGAAGAAAAAACCAAGCATTTTATAAGCTCTATAGATAAATCAGATATAAAAACGGTTTCTTTAATATACGCTATAACAGGTAATTTAGAAAAAGATATAGACCCTTATTTTGACAAGGATTTAGGCATAGTGCCAATCCCTAACTTAAAATATACAAACATTTCAACTCTTTATGCAGGTTATTGGCTTTTAAAAGCTCTAAACAGAGAATTAAAGTACATTTCAAAAGCAAAAGAGTTTGTACTTATGACCCAGGACAAATACGGCGCTTTTTCAGAAACCAAAGAAGCTCTACCAGATTTAAGATCAAACTACTGCGGTATTTTCATATTGAACATATTGAACCTATGAATAAAGAAATATAGAAAGTAGAATGATGATAATAAATATTTTAGGCAAAAGACGAGTGCAAAAATTTTTGATGGGCTCAAGTGAGGCTTTATCTTATGTAAGAAAAATAAAAGGAGGAGGTTATAAATGTTAGAATCTTTAATTCAGGAGATTGGTAAAAGGTTAGAAGAAGGACTATGCGTCGAGCTTCCAGACGGTAGAGTTCTCGGTAGTGGTAATTGCAAAGTTAAAATCAAAGATAAGAATGTTATATTAAACATACTAAAAGATCCTGAAATGGGCTTTGGAGAGGCATACATGAAAGGAGCCATAGAGATAGATGGAGATATTGAGAGATTTTTAGTGGCCTCCTTTAATTATCTTGAAGAAAATAAACTAAACAAAAATTTTAGAAATAGTTTATTTAGAAATATTCTTAGATATATTGGACTTCTGAAGTTTACTGAGGAAAAGGAAGTAAGAAGTCATTACGATCTTGGCAACGACTTTTATAAGCTTTGGCTTGATGATTCTATGACATATTCTTGTGCTTTCTTTACAGATGCACATCAGAGCTTAGAGATGGCGCAAAAGGAAAAAAGGAAGATTATATATGAAAAACTGCAACTTACCGAGGGGGATAAATTGTTGGATATAGGCTGTGGTTGGGGTGCCATAATTCTTGAAGCATCAAAACTATACAACATAGAAACTGTAGGTATAACAGTTTCAAAAAACCAATACGATTATATAAAATCAAAGATAGAAAACAATGGACTAAGTAGTAGAACAAGAGTTTATCTAATGCACTATGAAGATCTACCACGTCTTGGAGAGAAGTTTAACAAAATAGTTTCGGTAGGTATGTTTGAGCATGTAGGTAAAGGAAGACATAAAGACTTCTTTAAAATAGTACACAATACTATTGAAGAAAAAGGCCTTTTTCTTCTTCACACCATAGGAAAGGGTTTACCAGAAAGCCCGAGCAAGTGGATAAGAAAATACATATTTCCCGGAGGGTATGTACCTGCACTTACCGAAATAATTGAAGCAACCAAAGGGTTAGAATTCAACCTCATAGATATAGATGATTGGAGACTCCATTATTACAAGACGCTTCAAGAGTGGAGAAAAAGATTTTATAAGCATGCCGAAGAAGTTGTGAAAAAAAATGGCGAGGAGTTCTTCCGTATGTGGGACCTTTACTTAATAGGTTCTGCGGTATCGTTCCTAACCGGTTCCAATCATCTTTTTCAAATTCTTTTTTCTAAAGGTGTACTTAATGAATACCCTGTTATAAAAAGACAATTCCTTAGCCCTATAACTGTTAATAAATAAGCTATGATTATTCATATTGAACCTATGGATAAAGGAATAAAGCAATGAAATGGTTTTGTCCTTATTGCTGGGCTGAACTAAAAGGGGATGAAAGGATATGCCCCAATTGCGGGAAAGATATCTATCATTTTACATCTCTTGATTTTGATGAAAAACTCTTATATGGCCTTGATAACCCAACACCAGAAAATAGAATGCTTGTAATAGAAGTAATAGAAAAAAGAAAAAATCAAAAAGCTGTTCCTAAGCTTTGTAGTATGCTATCAGAAGAAAGAGACACCTACGAGCTAATGGCTATCGTTAAAGCCCTTTTGTCTATATCAAACAAAGAAGCTATAGATTGTCTTAAGCATCATAACTTTGATAAAAACGTCATACTAAGAAAGTTTTTAGAAGATCATCTTAATAAATATTAGAGTTTTATAACCTCCAAAGAGTTACCAACGTCTTTATTTCTTTTAGAAGGTCCTCTAAGAAGCACTGCGTAAGTGTTTTGTAGGCTTTTATAAAGATTATCTCCAACGATGTTTTTTATATACTCTTTCCAAGCGTTTACACTGTATTTGTCGGTGGGAGGGTTTTGATCGTAAAAGCCAAAAACCCCGTAAGAGAACCCCAAATGTTTTTTCACCCTTTCATCACGTGTGATACCAAGCACCCAGACAGGGAGTTTAAACTTGCTCATACGCCTTGCTGTAGTACCGCTGGTGGTGGGTACAATCATAAGAGATGCGTTTATATGCTTTGCCATGTTAAAAGCGTTGTATGCCATTATATCTTCTAAGGTGTTTAAAGTTGATAGCTCTTGTAAAAAAGCTTTGTAAATAGGGTTTTTGTCAAACTCTTTTTCAGCGCACGCTGCTATATTTGCCAACGTAGATACCACCAAATCTGGTTGTTTTCCTATCGCAGACTCTTCAGATACCATAATGCAATCTGTTCCATCCAATATGGCGTTGGCAACATCTGAGGCTTCTGCCCTTGTGGGTCTTGGGCTTTCTACCATAGATTCAAGCATCTGGGTAGCTGTTATTACAGGTTTTCCAGCTAAGTTGGCTTTTTTGATGATATGTTTTTGGGTCATAGCTATACATTCTATAGGGGTTTCTATGCCAAGATCCCCTCTTGCCACCATGATACCATCTGAGGCTTCTAAAATCTCATCTATATTTTTTAAAGCCTGTGGTCTTTCTATTTTAGCTATTATAAAAGGATGATAATCTATGGTGTTGCAATACTCTTTTGCATCTATTACATCTGATTGATCTTTTACAAAGGATACGCTTATAGCATCCATATCTATCTTTTTAGCAAAATCAATGCATCTTTTTTCATAATCACCGATGGCTTTTACCGGAAGGTCTACATTTGGTAAATTTACACCTTTGTGAGAAGAGATCTTACCAGCACTTAGGCTAACAGCGTACACCTTATCATCTTCTACTTTCTCCACCATTAGCTCTACGAAACCATCGTTCATGTATATACTATCACCTGCTTTCACATACTTACTAAAATCCTTAAAATTTATTGGTATTACTCCTTCTTGGGGCTTTTCTGATAAGATGAGAATATCTCCTTTCTTAATCTCCATCGGTTTGATATCCCCTATTCTTATCTTTGGTCCCGGTAAATCTCCCATTATCGTTACATCTTTGCCTACTATTTTTGAGGCTTTTCTTATATTTTCTACAACGCTTTTGTGCTCTTCAAAACTCCCATGAGCAAAGTTTATCCTTGCAATGTTCATTCCATTTTCTATCATCTTTGTAAGAGTTTCAATCTCTTGTGAAGCTGGTCCTATGGTACATACGATCTTTGTTTTACTTTTTGAAAACTCTATCATCTTACCCCCTCCTATTATAATTTTAAGCTAGGCTTTTGTAAGCGGGAGAATCTTCTCTTGTTTTTACTTGGGATTTGTATATAGAATAATCTCCAGAGACCAGGTAAGCTACCGCCACCGCCAACATACAAGCTGGTAAAAGCTGATAACTACCAGTCATCTCTACAACCATAAGAGTCACTGCCACAGGAGCCTTACCAGCAGCGCCAAACAAAGCCAACATACCAACTATTACAAAACCACCTATATGACTTGTATTCACCAAAGACGGAAAAAGCTGATGGTAAACAATACCAAGCCCCGCTCCTAAAAATCCACCTATAAAAAGCCCCGGTGCAAACACACCCCCAGAAGCTCCAGAACCTACCGTCAAAGATGTGGCTATTATTTTTATAAAAGCCAACAAAACAAAGAATATAAAAAGAGGAATACCGTATGTATTAAACATACTAAACTTGGTATCTATAGCACCCTGAAGCCAACCGTAACCAGTTCCTAAAACCTCCGGGAAAGCCATACCTATAATACCTGTTAAAAACATACCTATGACAGGTTTTAAATATATGTTTGTTTTTAGGCTTTTAAAAAGATTATCTTTAAAATAATAAAATGTTCTTGCATATATGCGCCCAACGATTCCGCACACGATACCTAAGATTATATAAAGGGGCAATCTTAGAGGGTTAAAATTTTGTAGATAATACCCAAACACAGGCACAAAACCAACGATACTCCCAAATATAGAATATCCTACAGCAGAAGCCACAAGCCCAGGAAATATGATATCGGCTTGTAAATCAGATTTATAAAGGATTTCAGCTCCTAAGATAGCACCACCTATGGGAGCTTTAAAGATAGTACCTATACCTGCTCCTATACCCACGGCCAACATCCTTTCCCTATCTTTTTCGCTGAGCCCCAAAAGTCTTGCAAGCCAAGAGCCTATCCCTGCAGATATGAGCGCCGTAGGACCTTCTCTTCCAGCAGAACCCCCAGATCCTATAGTAATAGCAGAAGCTATGGTCTTTATAAAAATTACCCTATCTCTTATAAAACCTTTTTTGTTGTGATAGGCATCTATTGCTGCATCGGTACCATGTCCCTCAGCCTCCGGAGCCCACTTAAACACTATGAATCCAGCTATAAAACCACCAAAAGCTATTACAATGGGTAATAGATAAACCAATCCTGGCTTAAAAATAAGGTTGTTTGTTTCCTCACCAGTGGGAGATGGTATATGATAATGAAGGATTTTGTTAAAAAATATAAACTCACAAAGCTTTAAACTATAATAAAAGAAAAGAGCACCAAGTCCAGATATAACACCGTTTATTAGTCCAAGTATAAACCACTTTAAAAAATAATCTTGCCTTGATATAAAACTACCTATCTTGTGGAATATATTATCCATACACTACCTCACAATCTGATATAACAATATGAATATTTTTGTCTTTTAGTCTGTCTACAAGAGTGTTTATTTTTTCATCTTCATCTACTATCTCCATCTTCATACCCGGATTGTAAGATTCTACCTCTATATACTCGTTTGAAACCCGCCCAGAAGGCCCATAAGAATAAATTGACTCGTATATAGTGGCGCCTTTTATACCAATTTCTTCTAAAAGCCCATAGATATAATTTTTTACATTTTTATGCCCTATTTTATCTTGCTCTTTGTAGTATATTCTTAGCTTCTTCATCTTACTATCTCCACCTCTTCAAGGGTTATAAGACCTGTGTTTAGCTCTTGAAGTATATTTTTTAATACAGGTAATATTTTTTCTATATTCTCTTTTGTGTCTATGATTTCAATGGCTACTGGTTCATTCTTTTCAAATAAACCATGATGATGTATTTTATGGGATTTACCATAACCCTCTATAGCTCTAAACACCGTTGCACCGTGAATACCGTTTTCCATACAAACATGCTCTATGCTACTACACAAAGATTTACCCTTATACTTTATCCCATGCTCTATAAGTATTTGAAGAAGATACCCTTTCATAACAAACCTCCCAAAAATCTACCAAGAGCCACAAATAAAAACCCAATTACGTTTGTGCCCACTATGTAATAAAAAGCTTTGAGATAATCTGCATTGTTTATAAGACCTATGCCTTCTAATGTAAATGTAGAAAATGTCGTATATCCACCAAGAAAGCCTGTTATAAGAAGAAGTCTTATGTTTGGAGG contains:
- a CDS encoding MarC family protein — its product is MDRKQAIDIIYFIIKFSISIFAILNPFGALPVLVSLTKGYAKEDLSYVVKTSSIYAGLTLIFFVLFGDLLFEIFGIGLGAFQIGGGIILSFVSVNMIFGQPHRERASHQELEEAEQKENIAIVPIAIPLLAGPGAISTVITIASSYRSVFYHVLLILSILVACIGVFLVFKSVDKIVKILGKIGINILSRLMGILLMSLAMQFIIKGIQLAFPTLGK
- a CDS encoding efflux RND transporter permease subunit; the encoded protein is MINYYIKKPHAVFAILIVAIFLGIIGYFELPRDLFPPSNRPQVAVVTIEPGASAKYVADHVSSVIERELYTIDGVRRVFSASQDGLSVVTAEFHYGKSIGQAETDVANSITKIRSLLPSDIQEPAIYPITSYTPPVVVLGVWPKKGTNLSLADVRYIADNYLKPSLLRTGVVSNVDVFGGYQKEIDVEIDPIKLASYHLSVSDVIDAVKFANKDVPMGIILNKNSQYVFKLKTEAKSLNQIKNIYITPNIALKDIATVKYAIQDPRSMYRANGHQAIALAIQRPYGGAALTTIDAVYKLLPKLRNEFPELNIQVADSQKRLIELSNDNMFEALRDAIIFTSLVIFIFLADLRMTLISAMSIPFVYAGTIGIMWILGMEFDLVTLTAIILALGMLVDDAIVILENIERHYVELNKSPIQAAIDGTKEVMLVVFAGTLATSIVLLPLLFVGSYPERIFRPLAGTLIIAVLVSYIVSITFIPIVSVRFLKSEGKKLPFETFINNVVEKILNPLKSFYISWNALMINNKIAMRVFMILGVLLFVISLRDILPLEGRDLMPPMDTGIAIAKVTFYPNTSIYKVDEETAKIEKYIYSLKSDGRYVTKTTSIAIGTEPGVFTVGGGTPYQASMTIHFINRFKRTKTLWQLEDEIRNFIHTLPDVEYADVYDYGATAVSSITANLDVTLFSPSLSALNEAGNEIMKVLAHTKGLKSYSRSWDMNALEYDFKIDKQKCAFYHTTPFAVASQVAQGLSGLVSSVFTIPNQTGYLIRVISYPQDRDKLFKFKTYPIKTPDGFIPLEAFGHFVVSHQPTVITRQAMEYTIDLYGYRSTYPITHIMDSFDREFKKLHIKLPPDVKMEQTGDISMMSDSMGRMAKAIGIGIVLLYLVLVPVFGSWRSPLAIILAIPLGAIGGAWALLIMDKHGSLPAIMGFVLLGSIIVKNSILLIDFIQERQKEGMDLKQAISESIRLRTRPVLMTAFGTAVGMIPIALEWAIGLERLAPLAAVAIGGLLLGTFLSLVYVPTFYYLLSKKGQNNET
- a CDS encoding efflux RND transporter periplasmic adaptor subunit, with product MKAKAVGIVIAILVIVLAIYAFIERKEYIEDEEAAKAYPIVLKTATTQEGTIADKETFLGKFEPKNEASIASRVSAYILYVAKEGTKVKKGDLLVKLDDSNIVSNINALRNNQASIAFQQEALKRNLEALKTKYINQKKIYERDTVLYHHDAISEEAFEKSQDLYQEAKSQYEATINQIEGLSQTMMGIGNQIKALEDDLKYTTIVAPFDGVVSKRYLKEGNLAIPGKPILDLEGTDGKYEVYVDVPQDFVNYVKVGDVETIKLNGKTQNATVETIIPKAQNNMVSIKLYLDQNTIGAIPDMYVKTELTKGQCSATLIPKNAVNHTSKGYYALEIINNKVHWAAFTPIARNDEYFCTKDIPPNVRLGIANRSEMLSIQEGQKVLTEGSK
- a CDS encoding TolC family protein, with translation MNLKLKIFISGLILSVNGFSLSLKEAIDLSLKHNTFIQKAKNNVYIKEQEHKKAIVSKLGEVDINADTSKFNTPRLLIPFVPKLPLSPSSIPPSAYNLTTLSLSYTIPLFTGFKLLENIKISDLASNIAKYNYKLTKRQIVFNVYSIYINGIILKKDLMAQQQRLKALEKLYQDVSLGVKLGKFAPVDLMKVQYELALTKASIKSIRDDINSVKASLNTLTGLKSIDWHFEPIKYKEEHFGNLEQLINIALKNRYELKVAKENEYIAKRKLFLAKSSYLPNIYFNYTYSKIIGGGAEEPQWSYNLMASVPIFDFGKRYFDILSTHKEYLNTKKDYDQTALDIRKEVVDAYSKLNSAKENLRASQKALAYAEEVMKIEELKYKTGAGDMYDTLLAIANCYNTLADMYKNQYTLYLMQKYMDYVLGEKL